One window of the Halarcobacter mediterraneus genome contains the following:
- a CDS encoding ABC transporter ATP-binding protein, with protein MSIVIKNLCKSYKGNLVLDNLNLEIKQGSLFGLLGPNGAGKTTLVSILNFLVPKDSGTALIDNMDLDKEENKIKSICSIVPQTYAFYPKLTAFENLEFFGSLYGLRKEALKKRIEYCIEVTSLEKYINKQAHTFSGGLKRRLNIAIGLLNSPKILYLDEPTVGIDPQSRKYILNVIKKINEKEKTTIIYTSHYMEEVEFLCDEIAILDKSKIILQEKKENLLHKNSIIKIKLLDEVIEVDTKDGFDNFTKMIAKLEKENKRIENIDFGYKNLEDMFLNLTKQDLRD; from the coding sequence ATGTCAATAGTTATAAAAAATCTATGTAAATCCTATAAGGGAAATCTTGTTTTAGATAATCTAAATTTAGAAATAAAGCAAGGCTCTTTATTTGGTTTATTAGGTCCAAATGGAGCAGGAAAAACCACTTTAGTATCTATATTAAACTTTTTAGTTCCAAAGGATTCAGGAACAGCTTTAATTGATAATATGGATTTAGATAAAGAAGAAAACAAAATAAAATCTATTTGTAGTATTGTTCCTCAAACTTATGCATTTTATCCAAAACTAACTGCCTTTGAAAACTTAGAGTTTTTTGGAAGTCTTTATGGACTAAGAAAAGAAGCCCTAAAAAAAAGAATTGAATACTGTATTGAAGTAACTTCTTTAGAAAAATATATAAATAAACAAGCCCACACTTTTTCAGGTGGCTTAAAAAGAAGATTGAATATTGCTATTGGTTTATTAAATAGTCCAAAAATTTTATACCTAGATGAGCCAACAGTTGGAATTGATCCACAATCAAGAAAATATATTTTAAATGTTATTAAAAAAATCAATGAAAAAGAGAAAACTACTATTATTTATACTTCCCACTATATGGAAGAAGTAGAATTTTTATGTGATGAAATAGCTATTTTAGATAAGTCAAAAATCATTTTACAAGAGAAAAAAGAGAATTTGCTACATAAGAATTCAATTATAAAAATAAAACTTTTAGATGAAGTTATAGAAGTTGATACAAAAGATGGTTTTGATAACTTTACTAAGATGATTGCAAAATTAGAAAAAGAGAATAAAAGAATAGAAAATATTGATTTTGGATATAAAAATCTTGAAGATATGTTTTTAAATTTAACAAAACAGGATTTAAGAGACTAA
- a CDS encoding BtrH N-terminal domain-containing protein, with amino-acid sequence MSEKFEHLQFAHCESGVVSTLLTHYGLKLSEPMVFGLTSSLSFVFLPIIKLNNMPLIAYRELPKNIINKVSKVLGVEIVKKTYKSEDDANSDLTKFVEDNQLVGLQTSVFYLPYFPKDMRFHFNAHNLLVYGKEGKDYKISDPVFEEAVLCDEQELTRARFAKGVFAPKGFMYYPKNIPNNLDFESIVKKAIKKNAKSMLTPFPYAGVKGMRTLAKKISKLNPTSDPRYLKNYLTHIVRMQEEIGTGGGGFRFLYAAFLKEVKKYDLDNELLEEASSLLVKSGNTLREFALLCVESSKKIDKFDPNKIAEKLVEASTYEEKAFKLLKKVQ; translated from the coding sequence ATGAGTGAAAAGTTTGAACATTTACAATTTGCACACTGTGAAAGTGGAGTTGTTTCGACTTTATTAACTCATTATGGGTTAAAGCTTAGTGAGCCAATGGTTTTTGGTCTTACTAGCTCTTTATCTTTTGTATTTCTTCCAATAATAAAACTTAATAATATGCCTTTAATAGCATATAGAGAACTTCCAAAAAATATAATTAACAAGGTATCAAAAGTTTTAGGTGTAGAGATTGTAAAAAAAACATATAAAAGTGAAGATGATGCAAATAGTGATTTGACTAAATTTGTGGAAGACAATCAATTAGTTGGTCTTCAAACATCAGTTTTTTATCTTCCATATTTTCCAAAGGATATGAGATTCCACTTTAATGCTCATAATCTATTAGTTTATGGAAAAGAGGGAAAAGATTATAAAATATCTGACCCTGTTTTTGAAGAAGCTGTTTTATGTGATGAACAAGAGCTTACAAGAGCAAGATTTGCAAAGGGAGTATTTGCACCAAAAGGTTTTATGTATTATCCTAAAAATATTCCAAATAATCTTGATTTTGAATCGATTGTTAAAAAAGCAATAAAGAAAAATGCTAAATCAATGTTAACTCCTTTTCCTTATGCAGGAGTAAAAGGAATGAGAACATTAGCAAAGAAAATCTCAAAACTAAATCCTACTTCTGACCCTAGATATTTAAAAAACTATTTGACTCATATTGTTAGAATGCAAGAAGAAATAGGAACTGGAGGCGGAGGCTTTAGGTTCTTATATGCGGCATTTTTAAAAGAAGTAAAAAAGTATGATTTAGATAATGAGTTATTAGAGGAAGCATCTTCTTTACTTGTAAAATCAGGAAATACTTTAAGAGAGTTTGCTTTACTTTGTGTAGAGTCTAGTAAAAAAATTGATAAATTTGATCCAAATAAAATTGCTGAAAAATTAGTAGAAGCTTCAACTTATGAAGAAAAGGCTTTCAAACTATTAAAGAAAGTACAATAG
- a CDS encoding MMPL family transporter yields the protein MSKLIKLSNFFIFSIVLLALFLSNSYTNISNSILSILPDSQNKQILQAYTKYSDSKTLFVSFEKLSKLEIKNIEKELLDIKGLHKENTVDKKALLEYQEKYQLFLKNLDEKRLESIEIKEELLKIQNSLLNSFFPVLINKQDPLNLFEKTRHGKINKNIRVYTFDKTINSLAKYKEVYSKIKTIENKYKKIKTFSTIFYFVENSQAIKDDVNKIIIFAFLILLTLYIFILRNIPLLLNTLTTLATSAIISTLVVTTIFSEVSIFVLVFGLSISTVAIDYMFHHYMHGHYVKKKEFNKEVFFGFLTTIIAFIAISFISFSLITQIAIFTIISLTTSYLHFSFLYPKIGFTLKQNKKTNNIKVKIDRFYILLFSFTAIAFSLTNISFDTNLRNLDYQNEKLDKLNFFFQKKLEQENKVALLIETTSIKDLMKKYQKIKQTIPSLDSSLDLIITKKKYEKTKELLTSEKIKELKKELELQASNLGFKKEYFKEAYTEKELPNYSFKKLKEIKINYFKYKEKNYVFLALDIKDYEKIKILEFVKPLSIKFLFENSLQKVEQKILVLGIIALVLIILMLLFITKKKFVFALTFLLFPLSLILLYSNFVAFNILHIFMMFIILAISIDYAIYSSKSLDINTKKAILYSLLSTFAGFGVLIFSKINSLYSIGIVATIGVLAIVFLLIFLKRSPNED from the coding sequence TTGAGCAAATTGATTAAACTATCAAATTTCTTTATCTTTTCTATTGTTCTATTAGCTCTTTTTTTATCAAATAGCTATACAAATATTTCAAATAGTATTTTATCAATTTTACCAGATTCACAAAATAAACAAATCCTACAAGCCTACACAAAGTACTCTGACTCAAAAACTCTTTTTGTATCTTTTGAAAAACTTTCTAAACTAGAAATCAAAAACATAGAGAAAGAGCTTTTAGATATAAAAGGTTTACACAAAGAAAATACTGTAGATAAAAAAGCTTTATTAGAGTATCAAGAAAAGTATCAACTTTTTTTAAAAAATTTAGATGAAAAAAGATTGGAAAGTATAGAGATAAAAGAAGAATTATTAAAGATACAAAACTCTTTGCTAAACTCTTTTTTCCCAGTTTTAATAAATAAGCAAGACCCTTTAAATCTTTTTGAAAAAACAAGACATGGAAAGATAAACAAAAATATAAGAGTTTATACCTTTGATAAAACAATAAATAGTCTTGCTAAATATAAAGAAGTTTATTCAAAAATAAAAACAATAGAAAATAAATATAAAAAAATCAAAACCTTTAGTACAATTTTCTATTTTGTGGAAAACTCCCAAGCTATAAAAGATGATGTAAACAAAATCATAATATTTGCTTTTTTGATTTTACTAACACTATATATTTTTATTCTAAGAAATATTCCTTTACTTTTAAATACTCTAACAACACTTGCTACCTCAGCTATTATCTCTACCCTTGTTGTTACTACTATTTTTAGTGAGGTTTCTATCTTTGTATTAGTATTTGGTTTATCAATTAGTACAGTTGCAATTGATTATATGTTTCACCACTATATGCATGGTCACTATGTGAAAAAGAAAGAGTTTAACAAAGAAGTGTTTTTTGGCTTTTTAACAACTATTATTGCTTTTATTGCTATTAGTTTTATCTCTTTTTCTTTGATTACGCAAATAGCTATTTTTACAATTATATCTCTTACTACTTCATATCTTCATTTTAGTTTTTTATATCCAAAGATTGGTTTTACATTAAAACAAAACAAAAAAACAAATAATATTAAAGTTAAGATTGATAGATTTTATATTCTTCTATTCTCTTTTACAGCTATTGCCTTTTCACTAACTAATATCTCTTTTGATACAAACTTACGGAACCTTGATTATCAAAATGAAAAACTTGATAAGTTAAACTTTTTCTTTCAAAAAAAGTTAGAACAAGAAAACAAAGTTGCCCTATTGATTGAAACTACTTCAATAAAAGATTTAATGAAAAAATATCAAAAAATCAAACAAACTATTCCTTCTTTAGACTCTTCACTTGATTTAATCATTACAAAAAAGAAATATGAAAAGACAAAAGAGCTTTTAACTAGTGAAAAAATTAAAGAATTAAAAAAAGAGTTAGAACTTCAAGCTTCTAATTTAGGATTTAAAAAAGAGTATTTTAAAGAGGCTTATACAGAAAAAGAGCTTCCAAACTATAGTTTTAAAAAACTAAAAGAGATAAAAATAAACTACTTTAAATACAAAGAAAAAAACTATGTATTTTTAGCCCTTGATATCAAAGATTATGAAAAAATTAAAATCCTAGAATTTGTAAAACCCCTTAGCATTAAGTTTCTATTTGAAAATTCCCTACAAAAAGTAGAACAAAAAATTTTAGTACTTGGAATTATCGCTTTAGTTTTAATCATTTTAATGCTTTTATTTATTACAAAAAAGAAATTTGTTTTTGCACTTACTTTTTTACTATTCCCTTTATCTTTAATTCTTTTATACTCTAACTTTGTAGCATTTAACATCTTACATATTTTTATGATGTTTATTATTTTAGCAATTAGTATTGATTATGCTATTTACAGTTCTAAAAGCTTAGATATAAATACAAAAAAAGCTATACTTTACTCCCTTCTTAGTACATTTGCAGGATTTGGAGTACTAATATTTAGCAAAATAAATTCACTTTACTCTATTGGAATAGTTGCAACAATTGGAGTTTTAGCTATTGTATTTTTACTAATATTTTTAAAAAGGTCACCAAATGAAGATTGA
- a CDS encoding dialkylrecorsinol condensing enzyme — protein MNIKKVLVISYSQTGQLTQLTDSVLAPLEADTNVEVVYKKIEPLKPYPFPWDFMTFMDCFPESIYLDPPEIKEIEDDDNDYDLVILPYQVWFLSPSLPITAFLKSDYAKRKLKGKPVITLIGCRNMWVMAQEKLKQMLSDVEAKLIDNIVLIDQGNSFATFVTTPRWMLTGKRDSLWGIFPEAGISKQDIKEASRFGKAISHALANDEEKKQESICHGLNAVIIDEKLIKSEQIATKSFMIWGKLIRKVGKQGDPKRKPIVMLYVFFLLLIILTIVPINMLVQTIIRKVNKEKILKQKEVFEAPSGSAKDRMKDFL, from the coding sequence TTGAATATTAAAAAAGTATTAGTTATATCATACTCTCAGACTGGACAATTAACACAATTAACAGACTCAGTTTTAGCCCCTTTAGAGGCAGATACAAATGTAGAAGTGGTTTATAAAAAAATTGAACCATTAAAACCATATCCTTTTCCATGGGATTTTATGACTTTTATGGATTGTTTTCCAGAATCAATATATTTAGACCCTCCAGAAATTAAAGAGATAGAAGATGATGACAATGATTATGATTTGGTGATTTTACCTTATCAAGTATGGTTCTTATCTCCATCTTTACCAATAACAGCTTTTTTAAAAAGTGATTATGCAAAAAGAAAGTTAAAAGGTAAGCCAGTTATTACTTTAATTGGTTGTAGAAATATGTGGGTTATGGCACAAGAAAAATTAAAACAAATGCTTAGTGATGTTGAAGCAAAACTTATAGATAATATAGTTTTAATTGACCAAGGAAACTCTTTTGCAACTTTTGTTACAACTCCAAGATGGATGTTAACAGGGAAAAGAGACTCCTTATGGGGAATTTTTCCAGAGGCTGGTATTTCAAAACAAGATATAAAAGAAGCTTCAAGATTTGGTAAAGCAATAAGTCATGCTTTAGCAAATGATGAAGAGAAAAAACAAGAATCTATTTGCCATGGATTAAATGCAGTTATAATAGATGAAAAACTAATAAAAAGTGAACAAATAGCAACTAAAAGTTTTATGATTTGGGGAAAACTTATTAGAAAAGTTGGAAAACAAGGGGACCCTAAAAGAAAGCCTATAGTAATGCTTTATGTGTTTTTTTTACTTTTAATTATTTTAACAATTGTTCCAATTAATATGTTGGTTCAAACAATAATTAGAAAAGTTAATAAAGAGAAAATTTTAAAACAAAAAGAAGTATTTGAAGCACCCTCTGGAAGTGCAAAAGATAGAATGAAGGATTTTTTATAA
- a CDS encoding beta-ketoacyl-ACP synthase III, whose product MNSVYINNIQKFMPNKPVLNDEMEEYLGYIGGKKSKAKKIVLRSNGIKRRFYVLEKNSLKPLFTNAQITANAIKKLENDDFNLEKLEALSCGTTSADQLMPGHTLMVQGELGINEIETLSASGICLSGINALKYIYYGIKAGELTNGISTGSETSSMILNSNNFKEESNYKELEKNPGIEFEKDFLRWMLSDGAGAMLLENKPNEKGLSLEVKWIDILSYAGEMPTCMYSGCEFDENHNITPWRALEQQEVMSKSLLSIKQNVKLLNENIIEYTVTKPIQKILEKRDLKEEDIAYFVPHYSSTFFREKVYEGMKKGGLEIPFEKWFTNLTEFGNTGSASIYIMLEELFNSNKLKKGQKLLCYIPESGRFSTAFMYLEVV is encoded by the coding sequence ATGAACAGTGTTTATATAAACAATATACAAAAATTTATGCCAAATAAACCAGTATTAAATGATGAAATGGAAGAATATTTAGGTTATATAGGTGGAAAGAAATCAAAAGCTAAAAAAATAGTACTTAGAAGTAATGGAATAAAAAGAAGATTTTATGTACTAGAAAAAAATAGTTTAAAACCTCTTTTTACAAATGCACAAATTACTGCTAATGCTATAAAAAAATTAGAAAATGATGATTTTAACTTAGAAAAGTTAGAAGCTTTATCTTGTGGAACAACTTCGGCTGATCAATTAATGCCTGGACATACTCTTATGGTACAAGGGGAGTTAGGAATAAATGAAATCGAGACTTTAAGTGCTTCAGGTATTTGTTTAAGTGGAATAAATGCCTTAAAATACATCTATTATGGAATAAAAGCAGGTGAACTAACAAATGGTATTTCAACTGGTTCAGAAACTTCATCAATGATATTAAATTCAAATAATTTTAAAGAAGAATCTAATTATAAAGAGTTAGAAAAAAATCCAGGAATTGAGTTTGAAAAAGATTTTTTAAGATGGATGTTATCTGATGGTGCTGGAGCAATGCTTTTAGAAAACAAACCAAATGAAAAAGGTCTGTCATTAGAAGTAAAATGGATTGATATTTTATCTTATGCAGGTGAAATGCCAACTTGTATGTATAGTGGTTGTGAATTTGATGAAAATCACAATATCACACCGTGGAGAGCTTTAGAACAGCAAGAAGTTATGAGTAAATCTCTTTTATCAATAAAACAAAACGTAAAACTTTTAAATGAAAATATTATTGAATATACTGTAACAAAACCTATTCAAAAGATATTAGAAAAAAGAGATTTAAAAGAAGAAGATATTGCTTACTTTGTTCCCCATTATTCCTCAACTTTTTTTAGAGAAAAAGTATATGAAGGAATGAAAAAAGGTGGTTTAGAAATTCCTTTTGAAAAATGGTTTACAAATCTTACAGAGTTTGGAAATACAGGTTCTGCATCAATTTATATTATGCTTGAAGAGTTGTTTAACTCAAATAAATTAAAAAAAGGTCAGAAACTTCTTTGTTATATTCCTGAAAGTGGAAGATTCTCAACGGCCTTTATGTATTTAGAAGTTGTTTAA
- a CDS encoding beta-ketoacyl synthase N-terminal-like domain-containing protein — translation MNAYITGSSLVCNIADNKQDIISNLKNISPKRYQENLKEILKEKTFYKIYNYNYSQNKRFHKILEKIISDALKEAKISKEEQEDLHIFFGSTSMEMGTNEEFKENFDKDASDLEFKSIGYGAIGQYIEKILNSKHKATLFSTACTSSVNALAYAAKMIERKKIKKAIVIGFELFNKSTFGGFSSLMLLSQSKIYRPFDKNSDGIILGEGCSAVILENEKKEEDNFKYISSSNICDNYSETTSDPTGTPIFEAMNSALNAANLQVKDLDCIKAHATGSENNNSSEAKALAQLFDTYKESTQVTALKPILGHTLGACGTNEIVLMIEAIKNSFLPATFGFEEPIENLAFTPILENKTCENKQTILLNYVAFGGNNSSIILSNKD, via the coding sequence TTGAACGCATATATTACAGGTAGCTCATTAGTTTGCAATATTGCAGATAATAAACAAGATATTATTTCCAATTTAAAAAACATCTCCCCTAAAAGATATCAAGAAAATTTAAAAGAGATTTTAAAAGAAAAAACTTTCTATAAAATATATAATTATAATTATTCCCAAAATAAAAGATTTCATAAAATCCTTGAAAAAATAATTTCTGATGCATTAAAAGAGGCAAAAATTTCAAAAGAAGAGCAAGAAGATTTACATATTTTTTTTGGTTCCACATCAATGGAAATGGGAACAAATGAAGAATTTAAAGAAAACTTTGACAAAGATGCTAGTGACCTAGAATTCAAAAGTATTGGCTATGGTGCAATTGGTCAATATATAGAAAAAATATTAAATTCAAAACATAAAGCAACTCTTTTTTCAACAGCTTGTACTTCAAGTGTAAATGCATTAGCATATGCAGCTAAAATGATTGAAAGAAAAAAAATAAAAAAAGCTATAGTTATTGGCTTTGAGCTTTTTAATAAATCTACGTTTGGTGGTTTTTCTTCTTTAATGCTTCTTTCTCAATCAAAAATATATAGACCTTTTGATAAAAATAGTGATGGTATTATCTTAGGAGAAGGTTGTTCAGCTGTTATTTTAGAAAATGAAAAAAAAGAAGAAGATAATTTTAAATATATCTCTTCTTCAAATATTTGTGATAATTACTCTGAAACTACAAGTGATCCTACAGGAACTCCTATTTTTGAAGCTATGAATAGTGCTTTAAATGCTGCAAACTTACAAGTAAAAGATTTAGATTGTATAAAAGCTCATGCTACAGGAAGTGAAAATAATAACTCTTCTGAAGCAAAAGCTTTAGCACAACTATTTGATACTTATAAAGAAAGCACGCAAGTTACTGCTTTAAAACCTATTTTAGGACATACTTTAGGTGCTTGTGGTACAAATGAAATTGTCTTAATGATTGAAGCTATTAAAAATAGTTTTCTTCCTGCAACTTTTGGCTTTGAAGAGCCAATTGAAAACTTAGCCTTTACTCCAATTTTAGAAAATAAAACTTGTGAAAATAAACAAACTATTTTATTAAACTATGTTGCCTTTGGTGGAAATAATAGTTCAATTATTTTAAGCAACAAGGATTGA
- a CDS encoding phosphopantetheine-binding protein — MIGSKDEKLKLELKELIIEECDKDIEPEDISDNEVLFGSDTELELDSMDALQISMALHKKYGVDANDSKKLRKIMASINTLADHIQPE; from the coding sequence TTGATAGGTTCTAAAGATGAGAAGTTAAAACTAGAATTAAAAGAATTAATTATTGAAGAGTGCGATAAAGATATTGAGCCAGAAGATATAAGTGATAATGAAGTACTATTTGGTTCAGACACAGAATTAGAACTTGACTCAATGGATGCCTTACAAATATCTATGGCTTTACATAAAAAATATGGAGTTGATGCAAATGATAGTAAAAAACTTAGAAAAATTATGGCGTCAATAAATACTTTAGCAGACCATATACAACCGGAATAA
- a CDS encoding AMP-binding protein translates to MKIEVYNDNGTITTHNINKKDFSNSSLQNHLGYINSKSKEQNALNIIKAYFNDSKIILFDETNQMLKEKLDELNIKEFLHNEKINTIFDEKDFSMMFFTSGSTGNPVGALKTKKHLEEEVEVLTKLFEKREIKKVILTVPFIHIYGMLFGLLYPLLNDIDIILKEHFLPNDLLNLIDDNSLVVTTPLYIKALNKISQEKDLSKATFVSSTGPLDSQNAKEFSEKFNTDVMQIFGSTETGGIAYKLNDEILWTAMPKVEIQTNEQNELKVISPFVSTTIYENSFKDINGVMQTFDYIEKENEKFKLVGRSSQILKIAGKRYSTIQIENILEEEKEINKALVFVSSDNNSLRGEVLDITLESTKEFTGREIKKILQSKLSNLKFSLTLKHVDKIPISSVGKKLKIN, encoded by the coding sequence ATGAAGATTGAAGTTTATAACGATAATGGAACTATTACAACTCACAATATAAATAAAAAAGATTTTTCAAATAGTTCTTTACAAAATCATTTAGGGTACATTAATTCAAAATCCAAAGAACAAAATGCCTTAAATATTATCAAAGCATATTTCAATGACTCAAAAATCATTTTATTTGATGAAACAAACCAGATGTTAAAAGAAAAACTTGATGAACTAAATATTAAAGAGTTTTTACACAATGAAAAGATAAATACTATTTTTGATGAAAAAGATTTTTCAATGATGTTTTTTACAAGTGGAAGTACTGGAAATCCAGTAGGTGCTTTAAAAACAAAAAAACATCTTGAAGAAGAAGTTGAAGTTTTAACAAAACTATTTGAGAAAAGAGAGATAAAAAAAGTCATTCTAACTGTGCCATTTATCCATATTTATGGAATGTTATTTGGTCTTTTATATCCACTTTTAAATGATATTGATATTATTTTAAAAGAACACTTTTTACCAAATGATTTACTAAATTTAATTGATGATAATAGTTTAGTTGTAACTACTCCACTTTATATAAAAGCTTTAAATAAAATCTCACAAGAAAAAGATTTATCAAAAGCTACCTTTGTTAGTTCAACAGGACCACTTGATTCACAAAATGCAAAAGAGTTTAGTGAAAAGTTTAATACAGATGTTATGCAAATTTTTGGTTCAACTGAAACAGGTGGAATTGCTTATAAACTAAATGATGAAATTTTATGGACTGCTATGCCTAAAGTTGAAATTCAAACAAATGAGCAAAATGAATTAAAAGTCATTTCACCTTTTGTTTCAACAACTATTTATGAAAATAGTTTTAAAGATATAAATGGAGTTATGCAAACTTTTGATTATATTGAAAAAGAGAATGAGAAGTTTAAACTTGTAGGTAGAAGCTCACAGATTTTGAAAATTGCAGGGAAAAGATACTCTACTATTCAAATAGAAAATATTTTAGAAGAGGAAAAAGAGATAAACAAAGCCTTAGTTTTTGTAAGTTCTGATAATAATTCTTTAAGGGGTGAAGTTTTAGATATTACACTAGAAAGTACTAAAGAGTTCACAGGAAGAGAGATAAAAAAGATTTTACAAAGTAAACTTTCTAATCTAAAGTTTTCACTGACACTAAAGCATGTGGACAAAATACCAATTTCAAGTGTTGGTAAAAAGTTGAAAATAAACTAA
- a CDS encoding ABC transporter permease: protein MFKYLLKKEFTLIFRDLHALLVLFVMPVIFILIMSLALKNSYSNSVDTPLKVAITSSKNNKSIKTMIESINENNFFDANFLKVKDNKEILYKENYDFIIDIQRNYIERIKLNDKNFKVSIYTKPDSSLQKIEILKKVISSASTKLILEDLMLAQKIDTKNVLDFESKIQNSYIYKKDGFEVKPTSVQQSVPAWLVFSMFFILIPISNTFINEKAFGTIDRIRSINVSLFPILLGKIVPYYFINQVQVVFMILVGMYIVPLLGGDSLVIQGSIPLIFLVSSAVSFASISFALLIANIAKTTEEATTIGGVSNIILAAIGGIMVPKFVMPKFMQDFSEYSPMSWGLESFLEVFVRGGSFNDISTYVYNMITFAIICLLLAYILLKKRR, encoded by the coding sequence ATGTTTAAATATTTACTAAAAAAAGAGTTTACACTTATCTTTAGAGATTTACATGCTTTATTAGTATTATTTGTAATGCCTGTTATTTTTATTTTAATTATGTCATTGGCTTTAAAAAATAGTTATTCAAATAGTGTAGATACACCTTTAAAAGTTGCTATTACAAGCTCTAAAAACAACAAGTCCATCAAAACGATGATTGAAAGTATCAATGAAAACAACTTCTTCGATGCTAACTTTCTAAAAGTAAAAGATAATAAAGAGATTCTATATAAAGAAAACTATGATTTTATAATAGATATTCAAAGAAACTATATTGAAAGAATAAAACTAAATGATAAAAACTTTAAAGTATCTATTTATACTAAACCAGATAGCTCTTTACAAAAAATAGAGATTCTTAAAAAAGTTATTTCAAGTGCAAGTACAAAACTTATCTTAGAAGATTTAATGCTTGCTCAAAAAATAGATACAAAAAATGTACTTGATTTTGAGTCTAAAATACAAAACTCATATATCTATAAAAAAGATGGCTTTGAAGTAAAACCAACATCAGTGCAGCAAAGTGTTCCTGCATGGCTTGTCTTCTCTATGTTTTTTATATTAATTCCTATATCAAATACTTTTATAAACGAAAAAGCCTTTGGAACAATTGATAGAATTAGAAGTATAAATGTTTCACTCTTTCCTATTTTATTAGGAAAAATTGTTCCATACTATTTTATAAATCAAGTACAAGTAGTATTTATGATACTTGTTGGTATGTACATTGTTCCACTACTAGGTGGAGATTCCCTAGTTATACAAGGAAGTATTCCTTTGATTTTCTTAGTTTCATCTGCTGTTAGTTTTGCTTCTATCTCTTTTGCACTTTTAATTGCAAACATAGCTAAAACAACAGAAGAAGCAACAACTATCGGTGGTGTTTCAAATATTATTCTAGCAGCAATTGGTGGAATCATGGTTCCAAAATTTGTAATGCCAAAATTTATGCAAGACTTTTCAGAATACTCTCCAATGTCTTGGGGATTAGAGAGCTTCTTAGAAGTATTTGTTAGAGGTGGAAGTTTTAATGACATTTCTACTTATGTTTATAACATGATAACTTTTGCTATAATCTGTTTACTATTAGCATATATTTTACTAAAAAAGAGGAGATAA